GAACGTCGACTCGAGAAACTCGAGGCGATCCGGACGGAACTCGACGAGGAACGCGAGTCGACCCAGACCTACTTTGGCCCAGACGAAGCCGACTACGGCATCATCACCTGGGGCTCCTCCCAGGGCGCCGTCGAAGAGGCAATCGACCGCCTGAACGACGACGGGCACTCGGTGAAAGGGATCAGCGTCTCCGACATGATGCCGTTCCCCGAGACAGAAGTCACGGAGTTCCTAGAGAGCGTCGACGAGGCAATGGTCGTCGAGATGAACGCCACCGGGCAGTTCCGCGGACTGATCCAGAAGGAACTGGGTCGGTACGGCGACAAGATGACCAGTCTGTTGAAATTCAACGGCAACCCATTCGAGCCCGGCGAAGTCGTCGAGGGCTACGAGGTCAACGTTGCCGAAGAGGACCAGCAGCCAGACGCACAGGTACGAATCGAACCCGCTGCAGGTGACTAACCAATGAGTGCATTCAACGCAATCGGTGAGGAGCGAGAGATCGACCGGGATGAGTTCACTCCCGGTGTCGAACCACAGCCGACCTGGTGTCCTGGCTGTGGCGACTTCGGTGTCCTGAAGTCGCTCAAGCAGGCACTCCCGGAAGTCGGCAAGAACCCAGAAGAGGTCCTGACCGTGACCGGGATCGGCTGTTCGGGCAAACTGAACAGCTATCTCGACACGTACGGCTTCCACACGATCCACGGCCGCTCGCTGCCCGTGGCCCGTGCCGCCAAACTCGCAAACCCTGAACTCGAGGTCATCGCCGCTGGCGGTGACGGTGACGGGTACGGCATCGGTGGGAACCACTTCATCCACACGGCTCGTGAGAACCACGATATGACCTATATCGTGTTCAACAACGAGATCTTCGGCCTGACGAAAGGCCAGACCTCGCCAACGAGCCCGAAGGGTCACAAATCGAAGACCCAGCCATCCGGCAGCGCGAAGACGCCGATTCGGCCACTGTCCCAATCGCTGACCGCTGGTGCGAGCTACATCGCCCGCACGGCTGCGGTCAACCCGAACCAGGCCAAGGAGATCATCAAGGAAGCCATCGAACACGACGGCTTCGCTCACGTTGATTTCCTCACCCAGTGTCCAACGTGGAACAAGGACGCCCGACAGTACGTCCCCTACATCGACATTCAGGAGTCCGACGACTACGACCACGATGTCAACGACCGCGCCGAAGCCGCTGAGATCATGCGCGAAACTGAGGACGTGCTCAACGAGGGCACCGTCCTGACCGGCCGGTACTACGTCGACGACGACCGACCATCCTACCAGCAGGAGAAACAGGCTGTCGGCGAAATGCCTGACGAGCCGCTCGCAGAGCGCTACTTCGACGACGACGCCGAGTGGGAACGCAGCTACGACCTGCTCGACCGACACAAGTAATCCGCGAGCGTCCCACACGGGACTCGAGAAACGGTTTCAATTTTTGGACACCCAACCCTCGAGACGGCCGTCCCAAGGGCCGTATCACTCAGAAGTAAGAGAGTCGATGACTCGAGACGATCAGGAGTGGGTATCGCGATAGCCAACGCCGCGTGCGAACAGTTTCGTGATGTAACTCAGGATGAGTAAGGTGACGATGAGCATGGCCAGTGCGTACGGATGGAAGCCATACAGCATCTCCCGGATACCGTAGCCGACGACCAATGCACCCATCAGAAAGGTTGTCCCGCCAACCCAGCGCGAGACGAAGGCGGGATCGACATCGTCATCGTAGTTTGCGTGCAGATCCGCACGTCCCTGCAGGCCGATCTTGTACGTCCCGAGATACAGAATCAAGAGTCCACACAGCACCCAGACGGCACCGCTGATGTAGTTCGGATCGACCATTCCGTACGCAGACTCCGGCCAGCGAGTGAATAAGTCCGACGGTTGGCTGGTGCATACGGATCGGTGACCCAACCTTTTCGTATACAAAAGATATTTTCCCGTCGGAGCAAAACAGTACTGTATGAGCACGCAGGCAACGGAAGATCGCATCCTCGAGGTCTTAGAAGAGGATGCCCAAGCTTCCTACTCGGAAATCGCCGATCGGGCAGGGGTATCAAAGCCGACGGTCCGGAAATACATCAACCAACTCGAGGATGAGGGCGTTATCGTCGGCTACTCGGCCGAGATCGATCCGAAGAAGCTCTCGAGTCAGACCATCGCACTCGTCGGGCTCGATGTCGCAAGCGAACGCTACGTTGAGGCGACCAAGACGCTGAAAGGACTCGAAGAGCTTGAATCGCTCTACAGTTCCAGCGGTGACCATATGCTGATGGCCGAAGTTCGAGCGGCAGACGGCGATTCACTCGGTGAGTTTATCTCTGAAACGCTTCTCGAGATTGACGGCGTTACGGCTGCCCATCCCTCGTTTTTGCAAGAGCGACTGAAGTAACAACTCACGTTGCACTGATCGCGAGTGTGAGTATCGAGCGGGGAACTGCCCACTGACGGTCGTGTCGATGCGTGTGAACGCTTGTGGCCCCGGACCTCGTGCGGAGTTTCACCGCGTGGAGACATCGATCGCAAAGCGATCCGAGGCCACCTAGACCAAGTACTCGAGCGCGGAAAGCACTGACACTTGGTATCTCATGGGACCCGGTGACTATACGATTAGATGTGACGGTGTGCAGACCAGATGAGCGGGGCTGAAACAGGGACGACGCGGCGTGCCTACGCGCTCGTTATTGCGGCAACAGCCAGCTATACGTGTTTGATGTTCGTCTGGTTCTCGTTGCCAGCGTATCTCCCGACGATTATCTCGGATGTTGGGCTGACGAGCACCCAGGCAGGGATGCTCGCTGGTGCAGTGCCGCTTACGTACATTCCGCTGGCGCTTATTTCGGGGCTTGCCGTCGACCGAATCGG
The Natronolimnobius sp. AArcel1 genome window above contains:
- a CDS encoding thiamine pyrophosphate-dependent enzyme, translated to MSAFNAIGEEREIDRDEFTPGVEPQPTWCPGCGDFGVLKSLKQALPEVGKNPEEVLTVTGIGCSGKLNSYLDTYGFHTIHGRSLPVARAAKLANPELEVIAAGGDGDGYGIGGNHFIHTARENHDMTYIVFNNEIFGLTKGQTSPTSPKGHKSKTQPSGSAKTPIRPLSQSLTAGASYIARTAAVNPNQAKEIIKEAIEHDGFAHVDFLTQCPTWNKDARQYVPYIDIQESDDYDHDVNDRAEAAEIMRETEDVLNEGTVLTGRYYVDDDRPSYQQEKQAVGEMPDEPLAERYFDDDAEWERSYDLLDRHK
- the lrpA1 gene encoding HTH-type transcriptional regulator LrpA1; the encoded protein is MSTQATEDRILEVLEEDAQASYSEIADRAGVSKPTVRKYINQLEDEGVIVGYSAEIDPKKLSSQTIALVGLDVASERYVEATKTLKGLEELESLYSSSGDHMLMAEVRAADGDSLGEFISETLLEIDGVTAAHPSFLQERLK